The Paenibacillus sp. RUD330 genome has a segment encoding these proteins:
- a CDS encoding S-layer homology domain-containing protein, whose amino-acid sequence MKRFRAAAAALMALMLLLASLPAYGAGAAAQGGNGAGDIPAGKMRIKNMWQNNYLYEASDGTVRYGMTNPGDESSHWEVEAAGGSYLIRNSKTGHFITSSETPQRRDALKARQVAGPSASEQWLINPTATSGFVNIVSAADSSGKRAIHEEDQLGFAELSSDINLEFESPKWMLVPVEAVQIESRFHPGMVLYEYEGQIAGQEASVVGFGAKGDKDADAQWFIEPGSVPGKIQIRNRETGHLIKQGPLEWAAMPAGDPDPAEPGLTDWLQESSSDGLGYVTFANGRFDSYLLNAQFPDDRDARSNSWPGTKDNPSAQWRIVSPSALQPVRIASYTDANSPTDYLYEEAGALKHGALAADPARAADYLWFVEDYDGAKRIRNSATGHYLTRSGDTLSALDAGFGTPESRWTLTLSDDYDDYQTIGAAGSLDSFVTGHSDGTVQAAADASSLGAQWQLVDPSLPADGADHYVRIQNGWQPFYLYETADGLLKYGNARSGDDASDQWLIRKHEGRKLFQNRRTGHYINISDMPDGHIQVSPLSDPSSVDRSFVWTVRDTGGNSNLISSVTDKEPGKQPEKFVSLQNLTKYAEYGIINPGWGSPKWKFVAVAEDQQRLFRYKVNGSDSLYLKETQENGATVGMVTYGEADAGDYSAVWYLEDSGAPGKMLLKNQASGRYAALENIAGHESEDDPAESPETRGNINASWDSVKWSLQDVTVGDQVYTTFKSGWAGHYLLAGQSADGGSPAIRLSKAAGAGDRPEALFTAEPVVLPPATAPAGQLLRIRSAGGKGYLYENAGGVVLYGSPEETNSYSQWIIVNEEDGVKIRNAASGHFLTLNGDYSFLESKAAGSAEAAEASSWDVSRTADGGAWLIRSLYGSYSDELVHAGGGAGYAEHGLVADSLGTSRWIFEYPESGEIPSIDVPVNKNTSTPVQDNGGPVEISLAGDASKLLADTEGAAAYAPAGAGQVSARWLVQDFNGRKLIRNASTGKYLAAGTDGSLALATDLRLPGAQWQLEEMLGYTQLRNADSGMYLEQGLKLGTEAGAGWRLDPVRISVEYKGSDAFHGDGAYRFAVHAPVDGTYAVAVRYRYDGSEAAAAGIDANGLDVQPFQLKSRTGSAEAAFKLKLRAGINTVSAEGLPGGASIDSLTVADSSAPAYRGATVNYISYEAEDAETNGQPIGPSRKYKELASEASGRKAVMLNKQGDYIEFKTAAEADSIVVRYSIPDSKDGSGDERTLSLYVDGVFRQKLELTSKYAWEYGSYPWSNDPRQGSAHRFYDDIHARIGDVPAGSTVRLEKAEGDEAASYTIDLVELEKTDAAYSMPEGFLAVTDFGAAADDGLDDTAALTAALAEAGKQGKGVWFPAGAFTFSDEVIDLQDAVIRGAGSWHTELDGARFYGHGGKVRVYDLLIDGGINARDDEAFDNAFHGAFGPGSVLQNIWIEHTKAGLWLTQPIGEKKRTDGLYMAALRIRNLMADGINFAVGTSDSMMEQSDIRYPGDDGIAMWSFTDAKLADVNGAERTPSVNNTARFNTVSLPWLADNIVVFGGRDNKIQDNIAKDTIANGAGIAVSTRFSAEPFQGATVVERNTLIRTGSVDSGYGVNLGALWLYAGESDIGGASRILIRGNNAYDSTYSGLIVHGGKSVQGVELADNVLDGAGTSGVEIASDMKGSLKVDNLIIRGERIQRVSNPASPNFTFREVNAGFASDPKPFEVRLADGQTGPFRMVPGSATTVQVLDKEGADVTAQAKISVSPQAVASFKEGKLAAVAAGDADLDVQVGEIHRAYTVQVVEPVTAEPTPTPTGSPTPTPTGSPAPTPTGSPAPTPTSAPSAGPIATPTPSPTSTAAPSAAPGTGSQDGALQKAWTDKLFIVEIPAGSDGKITFSAGALEEAAKRQPELVLQLVNGSVFITLKAREAAEFLHAQTSTLKPATSLEFLLRQPDEAKARLATQAALAKGWKPQGTPVEFSIFLTTPDGRKEAEPSDWIRFAYSFSQSGIVNITDSAVIRYDELLNSAHYVPANLTASHQQETQLTARTSRSGIFMLAIRPSGISGLDGHWSARAVRSLASKGIVSGIPGAGFAPDKPVTRAELAAMIVRALDLNLPKQEAAFKDVSAGSWYTDAVAAAADAGLMQGYADSSFHPAARVTREELAVVLARALAHLRQGDAAVQTSAFADAASISGWASDSVRQAAASGVMNGLPDGRFAPAQAASRAETAAALFRLLAGTGWMGQ is encoded by the coding sequence ATGAAGCGATTCCGGGCTGCGGCCGCGGCGCTGATGGCGCTGATGCTGCTGCTGGCCAGCCTGCCGGCTTACGGGGCAGGTGCGGCGGCGCAAGGCGGCAATGGGGCGGGAGATATTCCTGCCGGCAAGATGCGGATCAAGAACATGTGGCAGAACAACTATCTGTACGAGGCATCCGACGGAACCGTACGGTACGGCATGACCAATCCGGGAGATGAATCCTCTCATTGGGAGGTGGAGGCGGCCGGAGGCTCCTACTTGATCCGGAACAGCAAGACTGGCCATTTCATCACGTCTTCGGAGACGCCGCAGCGCAGGGATGCCTTGAAGGCCCGGCAAGTGGCGGGCCCCTCGGCATCCGAGCAGTGGCTCATCAACCCCACTGCGACGAGCGGGTTCGTGAACATCGTGAGCGCCGCCGACTCGAGCGGCAAGCGGGCGATCCATGAGGAGGACCAGCTGGGCTTCGCCGAGCTGAGCTCGGACATCAATCTGGAATTCGAAAGCCCTAAATGGATGCTTGTGCCTGTCGAAGCGGTCCAGATCGAGTCGCGCTTCCATCCGGGCATGGTGCTGTACGAGTATGAAGGGCAGATCGCCGGCCAAGAGGCTTCTGTCGTCGGCTTCGGCGCCAAAGGCGACAAGGATGCCGATGCCCAGTGGTTCATCGAGCCCGGCAGCGTGCCGGGCAAAATCCAGATCCGCAACCGGGAGACCGGCCATCTGATCAAGCAGGGGCCTCTGGAATGGGCGGCGATGCCTGCCGGAGATCCCGATCCTGCGGAGCCCGGACTCACCGATTGGCTGCAGGAAAGCTCGTCGGACGGGCTCGGCTATGTGACGTTCGCCAACGGCAGGTTCGATTCCTACCTGCTCAATGCGCAGTTTCCGGACGACCGGGACGCGCGCTCCAACAGCTGGCCGGGAACCAAGGACAATCCGTCCGCGCAGTGGCGCATCGTTTCCCCTTCGGCGCTGCAGCCGGTCCGGATCGCCTCGTATACCGACGCGAACTCGCCGACGGATTACCTCTACGAGGAAGCGGGCGCATTGAAACACGGCGCGCTGGCGGCCGATCCGGCGAGGGCGGCCGACTATCTGTGGTTTGTCGAGGATTACGACGGAGCGAAGCGGATCCGCAATTCCGCGACCGGCCACTATTTGACGAGGAGCGGCGATACGCTGTCTGCTCTGGATGCCGGCTTCGGGACGCCGGAGAGCCGGTGGACGCTTACGCTGTCCGACGACTACGACGATTACCAGACGATCGGAGCGGCAGGCAGCCTGGACAGCTTCGTCACGGGCCATTCCGACGGCACGGTTCAAGCCGCTGCGGATGCTTCTTCTCTGGGCGCCCAGTGGCAGCTCGTCGATCCATCCTTGCCGGCAGACGGAGCCGATCATTATGTGCGCATCCAGAACGGCTGGCAGCCCTTCTATTTGTATGAGACGGCAGACGGCTTGCTCAAATACGGCAATGCCAGAAGCGGGGATGATGCCAGCGACCAGTGGCTGATCCGCAAGCATGAAGGGCGCAAGCTGTTCCAGAACAGGCGGACCGGCCATTATATCAACATTTCGGACATGCCGGACGGCCATATCCAGGTCAGTCCTCTCTCGGATCCCAGCAGCGTGGACCGCAGCTTCGTCTGGACGGTGCGGGACACCGGAGGCAACTCCAATCTCATCAGCAGCGTGACGGACAAGGAGCCCGGCAAGCAGCCGGAGAAGTTCGTCTCTCTCCAGAACCTGACCAAATACGCGGAATACGGCATCATCAATCCGGGCTGGGGAAGCCCGAAATGGAAGTTCGTGGCGGTGGCCGAGGATCAGCAGCGGCTGTTCAGGTACAAGGTCAACGGGTCGGATAGCTTGTATTTGAAGGAAACGCAGGAAAACGGCGCGACCGTCGGCATGGTGACGTACGGGGAGGCGGACGCCGGCGACTACTCGGCGGTCTGGTATTTGGAGGATTCCGGCGCCCCCGGCAAGATGCTGCTCAAAAACCAGGCCAGCGGACGTTATGCCGCCCTGGAGAACATCGCCGGCCATGAATCGGAGGATGATCCGGCCGAATCTCCGGAAACCCGGGGGAACATCAACGCATCGTGGGACAGCGTCAAATGGAGCCTGCAAGACGTGACGGTAGGAGATCAGGTCTATACGACGTTCAAGAGCGGCTGGGCCGGCCACTATCTGCTTGCGGGGCAAAGCGCGGACGGCGGCAGCCCGGCTATCCGGCTGAGCAAGGCCGCCGGAGCCGGAGATCGGCCGGAAGCGCTGTTCACGGCGGAGCCGGTCGTCCTGCCGCCGGCGACAGCTCCAGCCGGACAATTGCTGCGCATCAGGTCGGCAGGCGGCAAAGGGTATTTGTATGAGAATGCCGGAGGCGTCGTGCTGTACGGCAGCCCGGAAGAAACCAACTCGTACTCCCAATGGATCATCGTCAATGAAGAAGACGGAGTGAAAATCCGGAATGCCGCATCCGGGCACTTCCTCACGCTGAACGGCGACTACAGCTTCCTCGAGAGCAAGGCGGCGGGCAGCGCAGAAGCGGCCGAAGCGTCCAGCTGGGATGTTTCCCGGACGGCGGATGGAGGAGCCTGGCTCATCCGCAGCCTGTACGGAAGCTACAGCGACGAGCTCGTCCATGCGGGCGGCGGAGCCGGTTATGCCGAGCATGGGCTGGTGGCGGACAGCCTCGGCACTTCCCGCTGGATATTCGAATATCCCGAATCCGGCGAAATTCCGTCCATTGATGTTCCCGTGAACAAAAACACCTCGACGCCGGTCCAGGATAACGGCGGTCCGGTGGAAATCTCCCTCGCCGGCGATGCCTCCAAGCTGCTGGCCGACACGGAGGGAGCCGCAGCTTATGCTCCGGCAGGAGCCGGACAAGTTTCGGCCCGCTGGCTCGTCCAGGATTTCAACGGCCGCAAGCTCATCCGCAATGCGTCCACGGGCAAGTATTTGGCCGCCGGAACGGACGGCAGCCTCGCTCTGGCGACGGATTTGCGCCTTCCTGGCGCTCAGTGGCAGCTGGAAGAGATGTTAGGTTACACGCAGCTCCGGAACGCGGACTCGGGCATGTACCTGGAGCAGGGATTGAAGCTGGGCACGGAGGCCGGAGCCGGCTGGCGGCTGGATCCGGTGCGGATCAGCGTCGAATACAAGGGCAGCGACGCTTTCCATGGCGATGGAGCTTACCGCTTCGCCGTCCATGCGCCGGTGGACGGTACCTACGCGGTCGCGGTCCGCTACCGCTATGACGGCAGCGAAGCGGCGGCAGCCGGCATCGACGCCAACGGACTGGATGTCCAGCCCTTCCAGCTGAAGAGCCGGACGGGAAGCGCGGAAGCGGCCTTCAAGCTCAAGCTGCGCGCAGGCATCAATACGGTGTCGGCCGAAGGACTTCCAGGCGGAGCCTCGATCGACAGCCTGACGGTTGCAGACAGCTCGGCTCCTGCCTATCGGGGAGCAACGGTCAACTACATCAGCTACGAAGCCGAAGATGCGGAGACGAACGGACAGCCTATCGGTCCTTCGCGCAAGTACAAGGAGCTGGCATCGGAGGCTTCGGGACGCAAGGCCGTCATGCTGAACAAGCAAGGCGATTATATCGAATTCAAGACAGCGGCCGAAGCCGACTCTATCGTGGTCCGCTATTCGATTCCGGACAGCAAGGACGGCAGCGGGGATGAGCGGACGCTCTCGCTGTATGTCGACGGCGTCTTCCGCCAGAAGCTTGAGCTGACCAGCAAGTATGCGTGGGAATACGGCAGCTATCCGTGGTCCAACGATCCGAGGCAGGGCAGCGCGCACCGGTTCTACGACGACATCCATGCTCGGATCGGAGACGTGCCGGCCGGATCGACGGTTCGGCTGGAAAAAGCCGAGGGCGACGAAGCGGCTTCCTACACGATCGACCTGGTCGAGCTGGAGAAAACGGATGCGGCCTACTCCATGCCGGAAGGCTTCCTGGCCGTCACCGATTTCGGAGCGGCCGCGGACGACGGCTTGGACGACACGGCGGCATTGACGGCAGCCCTGGCGGAAGCGGGCAAGCAGGGCAAGGGCGTGTGGTTCCCGGCGGGAGCGTTCACGTTCTCGGATGAAGTCATCGATCTTCAGGACGCCGTCATCCGCGGCGCCGGCAGCTGGCATACCGAGCTGGACGGGGCTCGCTTCTACGGCCACGGCGGCAAGGTCAGAGTCTATGACCTGCTCATCGACGGAGGCATCAACGCAAGGGATGACGAAGCGTTCGACAATGCCTTCCACGGAGCGTTCGGACCGGGCTCGGTGCTGCAGAACATCTGGATCGAGCATACGAAGGCGGGACTGTGGCTGACGCAGCCGATCGGCGAGAAGAAGCGCACGGACGGCCTGTACATGGCCGCACTGCGCATCCGCAACCTGATGGCGGACGGCATCAACTTCGCCGTCGGAACGTCGGACAGCATGATGGAGCAGAGCGACATCCGGTATCCCGGAGACGACGGCATCGCGATGTGGTCGTTCACCGACGCCAAGCTTGCGGACGTCAACGGAGCGGAGAGAACGCCGAGCGTGAACAATACGGCCCGCTTCAATACGGTCTCGCTGCCTTGGCTGGCCGACAACATCGTCGTGTTCGGCGGCCGGGACAACAAGATCCAGGACAACATCGCCAAGGATACGATCGCCAATGGAGCCGGCATCGCCGTCTCGACCCGCTTCTCGGCCGAGCCTTTCCAAGGCGCGACCGTCGTCGAGCGCAACACGCTGATCCGCACGGGCAGCGTCGACTCCGGCTATGGTGTCAATCTCGGCGCTCTATGGCTGTACGCGGGGGAGAGCGATATCGGCGGAGCCAGCCGGATACTCATTCGCGGCAACAACGCTTACGACAGCACCTACTCCGGCCTGATCGTCCATGGAGGCAAGAGCGTGCAGGGAGTCGAGCTTGCGGACAACGTTCTGGACGGAGCCGGGACGAGCGGTGTCGAGATTGCTTCCGACATGAAAGGCTCGCTGAAGGTGGATAATCTCATCATCCGCGGCGAGAGGATACAACGGGTTTCCAATCCGGCATCTCCGAATTTCACGTTCCGCGAAGTGAACGCCGGCTTCGCATCGGATCCGAAGCCGTTCGAGGTCCGGCTGGCGGACGGCCAGACCGGTCCGTTCCGAATGGTGCCGGGCTCGGCGACGACTGTTCAGGTGCTGGACAAGGAGGGAGCGGATGTGACCGCTCAAGCCAAAATCTCCGTCTCGCCGCAAGCGGTGGCGTCGTTCAAGGAAGGCAAGCTTGCTGCTGTCGCCGCAGGCGATGCCGATCTTGATGTCCAGGTCGGTGAGATTCATCGTGCCTATACGGTGCAGGTCGTCGAACCCGTGACGGCTGAGCCGACACCGACACCCACGGGAAGTCCAACGCCGACGCCGACGGGAAGCCCGGCGCCGACACCGACCGGAAGCCCGGCGCCGACGCCGACATCCGCTCCGTCTGCAGGCCCGATAGCGACTCCAACGCCTTCGCCGACATCGACCGCTGCGCCTTCCGCAGCTCCGGGAACGGGCAGCCAAGACGGAGCGCTGCAGAAGGCTTGGACGGATAAGCTCTTCATCGTGGAAATCCCTGCGGGAAGCGATGGCAAGATCACGTTCAGCGCCGGCGCGCTGGAGGAAGCGGCAAAAAGACAGCCGGAGCTTGTGCTGCAGCTCGTGAACGGATCCGTCTTCATCACCCTGAAGGCAAGGGAGGCTGCGGAATTCCTGCACGCTCAGACCAGCACGCTCAAGCCGGCAACCTCGCTTGAATTCCTGCTGCGCCAGCCGGATGAAGCCAAGGCGCGGCTGGCGACGCAAGCCGCGCTGGCGAAGGGCTGGAAGCCGCAAGGAACGCCGGTTGAATTCAGCATCTTCCTGACCACGCCGGATGGACGAAAGGAAGCGGAGCCAAGCGACTGGATCCGATTCGCGTATTCGTTCTCGCAGTCAGGAATCGTGAATATAACCGATTCGGCCGTCATCCGCTACGACGAGCTTCTGAATTCCGCTCATTATGTCCCTGCGAATCTAACGGCATCCCATCAGCAAGAAACGCAGCTGACAGCAAGAACCAGCCGCAGCGGCATCTTCATGCTCGCCATCCGGCCTTCCGGAATCTCCGGCCTTGACGGCCACTGGAGCGCGAGGGCGGTGAGGAGCCTGGCATCCAAAGGAATCGTAAGCGGAATTCCGGGAGCCGGCTTCGCTCCGGACAAGCCGGTCACACGCGCGGAGCTTGCGGCCATGATCGTCCGGGCTCTCGACTTGAACCTGCCGAAACAGGAGGCCGCCTTCAAGGATGTATCCGCCGGAAGCTGGTACACCGATGCTGTTGCGGCCGCAGCTGATGCTGGACTCATGCAGGGCTACGCCGACTCCTCGTTCCATCCGGCGGCCAGGGTGACCCGGGAAGAGCTGGCCGTCGTGCTGGCTAGAGCGCTGGCTCATCTTCGGCAAGGGGATGCAGCTGTTCAGACCTCCGCATTTGCCGATGCCGCCTCCATCTCGGGATGGGCGTCCGATTCCGTCCGGCAGGCGGCGGCGAGCGGAGTCATGAACGGCTTGCCGGACGGGCGCTTCGCTCCTGCCCAAGCGGCCAGCCGAGCCGAAACCGCGGCAGCCCTGTTCCGCCTGCTGGCGGGAACAGGATGGATGGGCCAATAA
- a CDS encoding beta-eliminating lyase-related protein — protein sequence MKKESALALSYQEADYPVVGHGPRSMQVLLDAFEQADGSRFSDMYGRGEVIEAFEAKMAKLLGKESAVFFPSGTMAQQIALRIWCDRRGFRTAAYHPLCHLEIHEERGLHELHGIRSILLGNSERLITLEDIQAVREEIGCLLLELPQREIGGQLPSYEELQAISAWCREQGIPIHLDGARLFEIVPYYGRSEAEICSLFDSVYVSFYKGVGGIAGAILAGDADLAQQSKVWKRRHGGDLVSLYPYIVSSEHYLDKRLPLMETYLNGARDLSSRFNRCSRMRTVPEQPVSNMFHLHLDLPMEQASALLEQTAKETGVAFLPYLKETSPDSCAGEIHIGDRYARIPAEKLDQAFKRLEELAGQA from the coding sequence ATGAAGAAAGAATCCGCTTTGGCGTTAAGCTATCAGGAGGCCGATTATCCGGTCGTCGGGCATGGTCCGCGCTCCATGCAGGTGCTGCTGGATGCTTTCGAGCAGGCAGATGGATCGCGGTTCAGCGATATGTACGGAAGAGGAGAAGTCATCGAAGCGTTCGAGGCGAAGATGGCGAAGCTGCTAGGCAAGGAATCGGCCGTATTTTTCCCGAGCGGCACGATGGCTCAGCAGATCGCCCTTCGGATCTGGTGCGACCGCCGCGGCTTCCGCACGGCGGCCTATCACCCGCTATGCCACCTGGAAATCCATGAGGAGAGGGGACTGCATGAGCTGCATGGAATTCGGTCCATCCTTCTGGGCAATTCGGAACGACTGATCACGCTGGAGGATATCCAGGCGGTCCGGGAGGAGATCGGCTGCCTGCTTCTGGAGCTGCCGCAGCGCGAGATCGGGGGCCAGCTGCCTTCCTATGAAGAGCTGCAGGCGATATCCGCCTGGTGCCGGGAGCAGGGCATTCCGATCCATCTGGACGGGGCGCGCCTGTTCGAGATCGTACCTTATTACGGCCGTTCGGAAGCCGAGATCTGCAGCCTTTTCGACAGTGTCTATGTATCCTTCTACAAGGGAGTCGGCGGCATCGCAGGCGCCATTCTTGCAGGAGATGCCGATCTGGCGCAGCAATCGAAGGTGTGGAAAAGACGCCATGGAGGGGATTTGGTCAGCCTTTATCCGTACATCGTCAGCTCAGAGCATTATCTGGACAAGCGTCTGCCGCTGATGGAGACGTACCTGAACGGAGCCCGCGATCTGAGCTCCCGCTTCAACCGCTGCAGCCGCATGCGCACCGTGCCGGAGCAGCCGGTGTCCAACATGTTCCATCTGCATCTGGATCTTCCCATGGAGCAGGCATCCGCTCTGCTGGAGCAGACGGCGAAGGAGACCGGAGTCGCTTTCCTGCCTTATCTGAAGGAGACTTCCCCGGACTCCTGTGCAGGTGAGATTCATATCGGCGACCGTTATGCCCGCATCCCGGCGGAGAAGCTGGATCAGGCGTTCAAGCGTCTGGAGGAGCTGGCCGGACAAGCCTGA
- a CDS encoding glycosyltransferase family A protein has protein sequence MLPSVTVVIPFYNCPYIGQAVASVLGQSYTNIEVIVVDDGSTMHQHLLDPYRSRIVYLRKSNGGTASALNYGMQRAAGRYVAWLSSDDVFVRDKIVNQVSFMEEKRAQYSFTDYHTINASNQITQYCSTMKFPTEKAFVSALLDYCPINGCTVMMLRNLAEAVGWFNPGLPYTHDYDMWVRIALNGVGMHFLNEPLTLYRRHSAMGTIQRGSQVAAEFESMRAYYAPMLRQRLAGMPG, from the coding sequence GTGCTGCCTTCGGTTACGGTCGTGATTCCGTTTTACAACTGTCCTTATATCGGCCAGGCAGTTGCCAGCGTACTGGGACAAAGCTACACCAACATCGAGGTCATTGTCGTCGATGACGGCTCCACGATGCATCAGCATCTGCTGGACCCCTACCGTTCCCGGATTGTCTACTTGCGGAAGAGCAACGGAGGAACCGCCAGCGCGCTGAATTACGGCATGCAGCGAGCGGCAGGACGCTACGTCGCCTGGCTCAGCTCGGATGACGTGTTCGTTCGCGACAAGATCGTGAATCAGGTTTCCTTCATGGAAGAGAAACGAGCGCAATACAGCTTCACCGACTACCACACCATCAATGCATCCAACCAGATCACGCAGTACTGCTCGACGATGAAGTTTCCGACGGAAAAGGCGTTCGTCTCCGCCCTGCTCGACTATTGCCCGATCAACGGCTGCACGGTCATGATGCTCCGGAACTTGGCCGAGGCGGTCGGCTGGTTCAATCCAGGCCTTCCCTACACGCATGACTACGACATGTGGGTCCGCATCGCGCTCAACGGCGTCGGCATGCACTTCCTGAATGAGCCGCTCACCCTGTACCGGAGGCATTCAGCTATGGGAACCATCCAACGCGGCAGCCAGGTCGCGGCCGAGTTCGAGTCCATGAGAGCCTATTATGCTCCAATGCTGAGACAGCGCCTGGCCGGCATGCCGGGTTGA
- a CDS encoding VOC family protein, giving the protein MTENKLLRMDNVGIVVESLDNAISFFEEIGLSLEGRAHVEGEWAGRVTGLGSQCVEIAVMVTPDGHSRLELSRFLTPSTISDHRTAPVNSLGYLRVMFTVQDMDEMVSRLSKHGAQLVGEVVQYEDSYRLCYIRGIEGLLIGLAEQLGNRKGSDGL; this is encoded by the coding sequence ATGACAGAAAATAAATTGCTAAGAATGGACAATGTCGGCATCGTTGTAGAATCCTTAGACAACGCAATCTCTTTCTTCGAGGAGATTGGCTTGAGTCTCGAAGGGCGGGCCCATGTTGAAGGCGAATGGGCTGGTCGCGTAACCGGACTAGGTTCTCAATGCGTAGAGATAGCTGTCATGGTCACCCCCGATGGCCACAGCCGACTTGAACTATCGAGATTTCTCACTCCATCGACGATATCCGATCATCGGACTGCTCCTGTCAACTCCCTCGGTTATCTTCGCGTCATGTTTACAGTCCAAGACATGGACGAAATGGTATCCAGACTCAGTAAGCATGGTGCTCAGCTCGTTGGCGAGGTGGTTCAGTACGAGGACTCGTATCGGCTCTGCTACATTCGTGGTATTGAAGGCCTTCTAATCGGTTTGGCGGAGCAACTCGGGAACAGAAAAGGGAGTGACGGTTTATAG
- a CDS encoding ketoacyl-ACP synthase III, producing the protein MASKAPITTAYRTSARITAVGSYLPERVLSNDDLEKMVDTNDEWIVQRTGIRERRIAADDEYTSDLCFHAVRDLVDRYPDRSLEDVDYILVATATPDTFFPQTAARVQAEFGIRAAGAADVAAACAGFVSALQLAGGLIASGMHRKILVIGAETLSRITDYADRTTCILFGDGAGAVLVEAGASDSKPSWLHSYARTDGEDGHHLYRSSLSPSIGDHRLQQSGKIVQNGRAVFRWAISRVPESILEMLDEAGAAPEDIDWFVPHNPNMRILDVVSEKTGIPLDKTITTLERTGNTSAASIPLALSEGVRSGRIRDGQLLLLYGFGGGLSQSGLLIRWMA; encoded by the coding sequence ATGGCTAGCAAGGCCCCGATCACGACCGCCTACCGCACATCCGCCCGCATCACCGCAGTAGGCTCCTATTTGCCGGAGCGGGTGTTGAGCAATGACGATCTGGAAAAAATGGTCGACACCAACGATGAATGGATCGTTCAGAGGACGGGAATCCGGGAGCGCCGGATCGCCGCTGATGATGAGTATACCAGCGACCTGTGCTTCCATGCCGTGCGCGACTTGGTCGATCGCTACCCGGATCGGAGCCTCGAGGATGTCGACTACATTCTTGTCGCAACGGCAACACCCGACACCTTCTTTCCCCAGACGGCGGCGCGCGTTCAAGCCGAGTTCGGCATCCGGGCAGCGGGAGCAGCCGACGTTGCCGCCGCTTGCGCCGGCTTTGTCTCCGCCCTGCAGCTCGCCGGAGGGCTCATCGCATCCGGGATGCATCGCAAGATTCTGGTCATCGGCGCGGAAACCTTGTCTCGGATAACCGATTATGCCGACCGCACGACCTGCATCCTGTTCGGAGACGGCGCGGGAGCCGTGCTCGTCGAAGCCGGAGCCTCGGACAGCAAGCCCTCCTGGCTGCATTCCTATGCCCGCACGGATGGCGAGGACGGCCATCACCTCTACCGCTCCAGCCTGTCCCCCTCTATAGGCGATCATCGGCTCCAGCAGTCGGGCAAAATCGTCCAGAACGGACGTGCCGTGTTCCGCTGGGCGATCAGCCGCGTCCCCGAAAGCATTCTCGAAATGCTGGATGAAGCCGGAGCGGCCCCGGAGGATATCGACTGGTTCGTGCCGCATAATCCCAATATGAGGATTCTCGATGTCGTGAGCGAGAAGACGGGCATTCCTCTCGATAAAACGATCACGACTCTGGAGCGTACCGGCAATACGTCGGCGGCATCCATTCCTCTGGCTCTGAGCGAAGGCGTGCGCAGCGGCCGCATCCGCGACGGCCAGCTGCTGCTTCTGTACGGCTTCGGCGGCGGCTTGTCCCAATCAGGCCTGCTCATCCGCTGGATGGCTTGA
- a CDS encoding helix-turn-helix domain-containing protein → MAHEVKDRINLKEINCEKELTLAVIGGKWKLIILWHLGTDGTKRFSELKKLIPAITQKMLTNQLRELEEDRLVARKIYPEVPPRVEYSLTGYGESLMPVLRLMYDWGRRYGDEVIGNGRGWPVEPASSQPASSLD, encoded by the coding sequence ATGGCCCATGAAGTGAAGGATCGCATCAACCTCAAGGAAATCAACTGCGAGAAGGAGCTGACGCTCGCCGTCATCGGCGGCAAGTGGAAGCTGATCATCCTGTGGCATCTCGGCACGGACGGGACGAAGCGCTTCAGCGAGCTGAAGAAGCTGATCCCCGCCATCACGCAGAAAATGCTGACCAATCAGCTGCGCGAGCTGGAAGAGGACCGTCTGGTCGCCCGCAAAATCTATCCCGAGGTGCCGCCGCGGGTCGAATACTCCCTGACCGGCTACGGAGAGAGCCTCATGCCGGTGCTGCGCCTCATGTATGACTGGGGCCGAAGGTACGGCGACGAAGTCATCGGCAACGGCCGGGGCTGGCCGGTCGAGCCTGCCTCATCGCAGCCGGCTTCAAGCCTGGACTAG
- the hxlB gene encoding 6-phospho-3-hexuloisomerase: MNTTAYAKTVAAELALSAAGIDEAAAAAFAEAVLRAGREGGVFVAGAGRSGLMGRAFAMRLVHLGLTAYVVGETVTPGISPGGLLVIGSGSGSTASLLAMAARAGELGASVALVTTKPESPIGASADLLVQLPGAAKDEQGASTIQPMGALFEQGLLLFYDSVVLRLMELQEQDGRQLYGRHANLE; encoded by the coding sequence ATGAACACGACGGCTTACGCGAAGACTGTCGCCGCCGAGCTGGCCCTGTCGGCTGCCGGCATCGACGAAGCCGCTGCGGCGGCCTTCGCCGAAGCGGTGCTGCGCGCCGGACGCGAGGGCGGCGTATTCGTCGCCGGGGCCGGACGCTCCGGGCTGATGGGCCGCGCCTTCGCCATGCGGCTCGTGCATCTCGGGCTGACCGCCTATGTGGTCGGCGAGACGGTCACGCCGGGCATCAGCCCCGGCGGCCTGCTCGTCATCGGCTCGGGCTCCGGCTCGACCGCAAGCTTGCTGGCCATGGCCGCTCGCGCCGGCGAGCTCGGCGCCTCCGTCGCGCTAGTGACGACCAAGCCCGAATCGCCGATCGGAGCGTCCGCCGATCTGCTCGTCCAGCTGCCCGGAGCCGCCAAGGACGAGCAGGGCGCATCCACCATCCAGCCGATGGGAGCCCTTTTCGAGCAAGGACTGCTGCTGTTCTACGACTCCGTCGTGCTCCGGCTGATGGAGCTTCAGGAGCAGGACGGACGCCAGCTGTACGGCCGGCATGCGAACCTCGAATAG